From the Rhodothalassiaceae bacterium genome, one window contains:
- a CDS encoding hypothetical protein (possible pseudo, frameshifted) has product MRHLVRAARGGRDNDPRFGHRMRGEGPHVALIAKRFRLAVRRLGLNRAPVRLDCASFRPPAADACGPAQLSLFA; this is encoded by the coding sequence GTGCGCCATCTCGTCCGCGCCGCCCGCGGCGGCCGGGACAATGATCCCCGGTTCGGCCACCGCATGCGGGGCGAGGGCCCCCATGTCGCGCTGATCGCCAAACGCTTCCGGCTCGCCGTGCGCCGGCTCGGCCTCAACCGCGCTCCCGTGCGGCTCGACTGCGCGTCCTTCCGTCCGCCGGCGGCGGATGCGTGCGGACCGGCGCAGCTTTCGCTGTTCGCCTGA
- a CDS encoding N-acetylneuraminate synthase: MGCFVIAEAGVNHNGDPALALRLVEAAAAAGADAVKFQTFDPAALARPGAPKARYQDRAGAAGGDQRAMLEALTLPREVYRDLKAAAEERGLVFLSTAFDEASLRFLAEELAVTRFKIASGEITNAPLLRAHALYDRPMLVSTGMATLGEIEFALAILAHAHLSPARAPMRREEALDALGDEAARAWLAGRVTLLHCVSDYPAADDILNLNSIPTLEAVFGLPVGYSDHSAGVWAAPAAVALGARVIEKHFTLDRSLPGPDHRASLEPDELARMIAGIRTVERALGRPGKPISEAERATRRVARRGIVATRPIAAGEPLTAENMAVLRPAEGADPFSWWQLLGRSAPRAYAPGEPIDGA; the protein is encoded by the coding sequence ATGGGCTGCTTCGTGATCGCGGAAGCCGGCGTCAACCACAACGGCGATCCGGCGCTGGCGCTCAGGCTCGTCGAAGCCGCGGCGGCCGCGGGTGCGGATGCCGTCAAGTTCCAGACCTTCGACCCGGCGGCGCTCGCCCGTCCGGGTGCGCCGAAGGCCCGCTATCAGGACCGCGCCGGGGCCGCCGGTGGCGATCAGCGCGCCATGCTGGAGGCGCTGACCCTGCCGCGGGAGGTCTATCGCGATCTCAAGGCGGCGGCGGAAGAGCGCGGGCTCGTCTTCCTGTCCACCGCCTTCGACGAGGCGAGCCTGCGGTTTCTGGCCGAAGAGCTTGCCGTCACCCGTTTCAAGATCGCCTCCGGCGAGATCACGAATGCACCATTGCTGCGGGCCCACGCCCTCTACGACCGGCCGATGCTGGTCTCCACCGGCATGGCGACTCTGGGCGAGATCGAGTTCGCGCTCGCCATTCTCGCCCATGCGCATCTCTCACCCGCGCGTGCGCCGATGCGGCGCGAGGAGGCGCTCGATGCGCTCGGCGACGAGGCCGCGCGGGCCTGGCTCGCCGGGCGCGTGACATTGCTGCATTGCGTCAGCGACTATCCGGCCGCCGACGACATCCTCAATCTGAACAGCATCCCGACGCTTGAGGCCGTCTTCGGCCTGCCGGTGGGCTATTCCGACCACAGCGCGGGCGTCTGGGCGGCGCCTGCGGCGGTCGCTCTGGGCGCGCGCGTGATCGAGAAGCATTTCACGCTCGACCGGTCGCTGCCCGGCCCCGACCATCGCGCCTCTTTGGAGCCGGACGAGCTCGCGCGGATGATCGCCGGGATCCGCACGGTGGAACGGGCGCTCGGCCGCCCCGGCAAGCCGATTTCAGAGGCGGAGCGCGCGACCCGGCGCGTCGCGCGGCGCGGCATCGTCGCAACCCGCCCGATCGCCGCCGGCGAGCCGCTGACGGCCGAGAACATGGCCGTTCTGCGCCCGGCGGAAGGCGCCGATCCCTTCTCGTGGTGGCAGCTTCTCGGCCGCTCCGCCCCGCGCGCCTACGCCCCCGGCGAACCGATCGATGGCGCCTGA
- a CDS encoding ArsR family transcriptional regulator, translating into MTASADAEGRWNVLYLCTGNSARSILAEALTRHRFGDVLGAFSAGSEPVGAINRFALKVLEEEGIPAAGLESKGLDRFLGADAPPVHLAVTVCDHAARNCPVFPGAPIRLHWPLPDPARIEPGEGMAMAAFRETLAVLAERIAALAGIARIARSPAELKARLTADPRGYLHPIG; encoded by the coding sequence ATGACGGCATCCGCGGACGCCGAGGGGCGCTGGAACGTGCTCTATCTGTGCACCGGCAACAGCGCCCGCTCCATCCTCGCCGAAGCCCTCACCCGCCACCGCTTCGGCGATGTGCTCGGCGCCTTCAGCGCCGGTTCCGAGCCCGTCGGCGCGATCAACCGCTTCGCCCTCAAGGTCCTGGAGGAGGAGGGCATTCCGGCCGCCGGCCTCGAATCGAAGGGGCTGGACCGGTTCCTCGGAGCCGACGCGCCGCCGGTGCATCTCGCCGTCACCGTCTGCGACCACGCGGCGCGCAACTGCCCCGTCTTCCCGGGTGCGCCGATCCGCCTGCACTGGCCGCTGCCGGATCCGGCCCGCATCGAGCCGGGCGAGGGCATGGCGATGGCCGCCTTCCGCGAGACGCTGGCGGTGCTCGCGGAGCGCATCGCGGCGCTCGCCGGGATCGCCCGCATCGCCCGCAGTCCCGCGGAGCTCAAGGCGCGTCTCACGGCGGATCCCCGCGGCTATCTCCACCCCATCGGCTGA
- a CDS encoding hypothetical protein (possible pseudo, frameshifted): MTDDRDTTAAFVPPERRRGRGATINPPDRYARTHVEADGDALEHDRAEGELGPLATTVTVERPRRIITRNDSPDIPFDRSINPYRGCEHGCVYCYARPSHAYLGLSPGLDFETRLIARPDAPALLRRELARPGYVCRPIAMGTNTDPYQPIERRWRITRAILEVCLETRHPVTIVTKSDRILDDRELLAALARERLVKVALSVTTLDRRLARLIEPRAATPARRIAAIEALAGAGVPVGVMVAPVIPGLTDHEIERILEARGGRGRGRSRLDPAQTPARGQRHLP, translated from the coding sequence GTGACGGACGACCGGGACACCACCGCAGCCTTCGTTCCGCCGGAGCGGCGCCGCGGCCGGGGCGCGACGATCAATCCGCCCGACCGCTACGCCCGCACGCATGTGGAAGCCGATGGCGATGCGCTGGAGCACGACCGCGCTGAAGGGGAGCTCGGGCCGCTTGCGACCACCGTCACCGTCGAGCGGCCGCGCCGCATCATCACCCGCAACGATTCGCCCGACATCCCCTTCGACCGCTCGATCAATCCCTACCGCGGCTGCGAGCACGGCTGCGTCTACTGCTATGCGCGGCCGAGCCACGCCTATCTCGGATTGTCCCCGGGCCTCGACTTCGAGACCCGGCTGATCGCCCGGCCGGACGCACCGGCGCTGCTGCGGCGCGAGCTGGCGCGTCCCGGCTACGTCTGCCGGCCGATCGCGATGGGCACGAACACCGACCCCTACCAGCCCATCGAGCGGCGCTGGCGCATCACGCGCGCCATCCTCGAGGTCTGCCTTGAGACCCGCCATCCGGTCACCATCGTCACCAAGTCCGACCGCATCCTCGACGACCGGGAGCTTCTCGCCGCCCTCGCGCGCGAGCGCCTCGTCAAGGTCGCGCTCTCCGTCACCACGCTCGACCGCCGGCTTGCGCGACTGATCGAGCCGCGGGCGGCCACGCCGGCACGCCGGATCGCCGCGATCGAGGCGCTTGCGGGGGCCGGCGTGCCCGTCGGCGTCATGGTGGCACCGGTGATCCCGGGGCTCACCGACCACGAGATCGAGCGGATCCTGGAGGCGCGCGGCGGCCGCGGGCGCGGGAGAAGCCGGCTGGATCCTGCTCAGACTCCCGCACGAGGTCAAAGACATCTTCCATGA
- a CDS encoding aminotransferase, which translates to MPRTATRSEAAFAAAAFLGRLDALFAGLARPVPLHEPLFGKEEEEAVRRAVASGWVSSAGPEIARFEERLAALTGARHAVAVVNGTAALHLAFRAVGVRPGDEVIMPPLTFVATANAAVHAGAVPHFVDIEPARLGLDPAALARRLEAVAERRPDGVFNRWTGRRIAAVALVHVFGVPACDAEVAEVCREWGLPLVEDAAEALGSRRAGRHAGLTGACGALSFNGNKIVTTGGGGAVITDDEALAGRVRHWATVARRPHAFRFFHDETAFNYRLPNLNAALGLAQLARLDAFLAAKKALHDRYREALAGLPGVRLREAPADAAPNHWLIAAEIDVPDTAARDAVIARAAAAGIGLRPVWDLLHRLPMYRDAPRGDLATAEALEPRLVCLPSGPAVALAIARRRM; encoded by the coding sequence ATGCCCCGCACCGCTACCAGATCTGAGGCCGCCTTTGCGGCCGCGGCCTTCCTCGGGCGGCTCGATGCGCTGTTTGCGGGACTCGCGCGTCCCGTGCCGCTGCACGAGCCGCTCTTCGGGAAGGAGGAGGAGGAGGCGGTGCGCCGGGCGGTGGCCTCGGGCTGGGTGTCGTCGGCCGGCCCCGAGATCGCGCGCTTCGAGGAGCGGCTTGCCGCGCTCACCGGCGCGCGCCATGCGGTCGCGGTGGTGAACGGGACGGCGGCGCTGCATCTGGCCTTCAGGGCCGTCGGCGTGCGGCCCGGTGACGAGGTGATCATGCCGCCGCTCACCTTCGTCGCCACCGCCAATGCCGCGGTCCACGCGGGCGCGGTGCCGCATTTCGTGGACATCGAGCCGGCGCGCCTCGGCCTCGATCCGGCCGCTCTCGCCCGCAGGCTCGAAGCGGTGGCCGAACGTCGCCCGGACGGTGTTTTCAACCGGTGGACCGGCCGGCGGATCGCGGCGGTTGCCCTCGTCCACGTCTTCGGGGTGCCGGCCTGCGATGCGGAGGTGGCGGAGGTCTGCCGGGAATGGGGCCTGCCGCTGGTGGAGGATGCGGCCGAAGCCCTGGGATCGCGGCGCGCCGGCCGGCATGCGGGGCTGACCGGTGCCTGCGGGGCGCTTTCCTTCAACGGCAACAAGATCGTCACCACCGGCGGCGGCGGCGCGGTGATCACGGACGACGAGGCGCTCGCCGGCCGCGTGCGCCACTGGGCGACGGTGGCGAGACGCCCCCACGCCTTCCGCTTCTTTCACGACGAGACGGCCTTCAACTACCGGCTGCCCAACCTCAACGCCGCCCTGGGGCTGGCCCAGCTCGCGCGCCTCGACGCCTTCCTCGCCGCCAAGAAGGCGCTCCACGACCGCTACCGCGAGGCTCTGGCCGGCCTGCCCGGCGTGCGGCTGCGGGAGGCGCCGGCGGACGCCGCGCCGAACCACTGGCTGATCGCGGCCGAGATCGACGTGCCCGACACGGCCGCGCGCGATGCGGTGATCGCGCGGGCCGCCGCCGCCGGCATCGGCTTGCGGCCGGTGTGGGACCTGCTCCACCGCCTGCCCATGTACCGGGATGCGCCGCGCGGCGATCTTGCGACCGCCGAGGCGCTGGAGCCGCGCCTCGTCTGCCTGCCCTCCGGCCCCGCGGTGGCGCTGGCGATCGCACGCAGACGGATGTGA
- a CDS encoding carbonic anhydrase, with translation MTRQAHGEREVVLLGAGGHARVVADAWRAAGGGPIAGVVVADGHGDAAWRPSGRSWRRGDSWLIGQDPARFLLLLGVGLVPGRRLRLELAARYRAAGFRFATVRHPAAILAEDAVLEEGAQVMAGAVLQTGVRVGPDAVVNTGAIVDHDCVIGAGAHIAPGAVLCGAARVGEAAFVGAGAVVLPGTAIGAGALVPAGCVVRADVPAGARAALTGG, from the coding sequence ATGACGAGGCAGGCGCATGGCGAACGCGAGGTGGTGCTGCTCGGCGCGGGCGGGCATGCGCGCGTCGTCGCGGATGCCTGGCGCGCGGCCGGCGGCGGGCCCATCGCCGGCGTCGTCGTCGCCGACGGGCATGGCGATGCGGCCTGGCGGCCGTCCGGGCGCAGCTGGCGGCGCGGCGACTCCTGGCTCATCGGGCAGGATCCGGCGCGATTTCTGCTGCTTCTCGGCGTCGGGCTCGTGCCGGGCCGGCGGCTGCGTCTCGAGCTGGCCGCACGCTATCGCGCGGCCGGCTTCCGCTTCGCGACCGTGCGGCATCCGGCGGCCATCCTGGCCGAGGATGCGGTGCTGGAGGAAGGCGCGCAGGTGATGGCCGGCGCGGTGCTCCAGACCGGCGTCAGAGTCGGTCCCGATGCGGTCGTCAACACCGGGGCGATCGTCGATCACGACTGCGTGATCGGCGCCGGCGCCCACATCGCCCCGGGTGCGGTGCTGTGCGGGGCGGCGAGAGTGGGCGAGGCGGCCTTCGTCGGCGCCGGCGCGGTCGTCCTGCCCGGAACGGCGATCGGGGCCGGCGCGCTGGTGCCGGCCGGCTGTGTGGTGCGCGCGGATGTGCCCGCCGGCGCGCGCGCGGCCTTAACCGGCGGGTGA
- a CDS encoding UDP-N-acetyl glucosamine 2-epimerase: protein MAAAAPLRRLAVLTSTRADYGLWRPLLAELERRGRIAPLLVVTGTHLEDRHGRTIAEIAADGRRAWREIPLALADDSPQTASRAIARLAEELGALFADPAARPDALALLGDRFELLGAAAAALVAAVPIFHIHGGEVTEGAFDDAVRHAVSKMAALHFAATADAARRLMRMGEPAGRVHVVGALGVDAIHTEPALDEAELAALLGLPGRRLPRPLVVVTWHPVTRDPAATRRGLAAILAALEAQPDLHVVWTAPNADPGADGIRDAARRFAAAHPGRAFFVDSLGHRAYVSLLRHAIAVVGDSSSGILEAPAIPTATIDIGPRQQGRPKAPSVISCPEDAAAITAALERVRDPAFRAALAGTVHPFGDGRAAARIADVLEELPDWSALVAKPFCDREDPAGSGMDAILRRSEDAWAAS from the coding sequence ATGGCGGCGGCAGCGCCCCTGCGCCGGCTGGCGGTGCTGACCTCGACGCGCGCCGACTACGGTCTGTGGCGGCCGCTTCTGGCCGAGCTGGAACGGCGCGGGCGCATCGCGCCGCTTCTCGTCGTCACCGGCACCCATCTGGAGGACCGGCACGGCCGCACCATCGCCGAGATCGCGGCCGACGGCCGCCGGGCGTGGCGCGAGATTCCGCTGGCGCTCGCCGACGACTCTCCGCAGACGGCGAGCCGGGCCATCGCGCGGCTGGCCGAGGAGCTGGGCGCGCTGTTCGCGGATCCCGCGGCCCGGCCCGATGCGCTGGCCCTGCTCGGCGACCGCTTCGAGCTTCTGGGGGCGGCGGCGGCGGCGCTGGTGGCGGCGGTTCCGATCTTCCACATCCACGGCGGCGAGGTCACCGAAGGCGCCTTCGACGACGCCGTGCGCCATGCCGTGAGCAAGATGGCGGCGCTGCATTTCGCGGCCACCGCCGATGCCGCCCGCCGCCTCATGCGGATGGGCGAGCCGGCCGGGCGGGTGCATGTGGTGGGGGCGCTCGGGGTCGATGCGATCCACACCGAGCCGGCGCTGGACGAAGCCGAGCTCGCGGCGCTGCTGGGCCTGCCGGGACGCCGCCTGCCGCGGCCGCTCGTGGTGGTGACCTGGCATCCCGTCACCCGCGATCCCGCCGCGACGCGCCGCGGCCTTGCGGCGATTCTGGCCGCGCTCGAGGCGCAGCCGGACCTTCATGTGGTCTGGACCGCGCCCAATGCCGATCCCGGCGCCGACGGGATCCGTGACGCGGCGCGCCGCTTCGCCGCCGCACACCCCGGGCGCGCCTTCTTCGTGGACAGCCTCGGACACCGCGCCTACGTCTCGCTTCTGCGGCATGCCATCGCCGTCGTCGGCGACAGCTCGAGCGGGATCCTGGAAGCCCCGGCGATCCCGACCGCCACCATCGACATCGGCCCGCGCCAGCAGGGCCGCCCCAAGGCCCCCTCCGTCATCTCCTGCCCGGAGGACGCGGCCGCCATCACGGCGGCGCTCGAGCGGGTGCGCGATCCCGCCTTCCGGGCGGCGCTGGCCGGGACCGTCCACCCCTTCGGCGACGGCCGTGCGGCCGCGCGCATCGCCGATGTGCTGGAAGAACTGCCGGACTGGTCGGCTCTCGTCGCCAAGCCCTTCTGCGACCGGGAGGACCCGGCCGGATCCGGCATGGATGCGATCTTGAGACGCTCGGAGGACGCATGGGCTGCTTCGTGA